The following coding sequences are from one Kwoniella bestiolae CBS 10118 chromosome 2, complete sequence window:
- a CDS encoding OPT family small oligopeptide transporter: protein MADVQRRSSRPSAIGPVSSTESTTPPSPAEDYKERDLEKASASSDKDVNAANVAILEKEELTPDRAFTVKVEGDQSPFPEVAACVPNWDDTEALCNTVRAWILVTVFVILFSGVNQFFGLRYPSLSLGYVVAQLLVHPIGKAWEKLPRWRVPLGPLSFDVNPGKWSIKEHSLVAICVNLTAGTAYAMGSLVAIISPVYWNRDYGAGFSFLYLLTTQALGFGLAGLSRRWLVYPAALIWPSSLPSTVLLRALHEEQDHSPANGWTITRYKYFIFLTLGAFTWYWFPDYIWTSLSTFAFITWIAPNNQKVNAIFGMSSGLGLLPISFDWTQITYAFSPASPLTTPFYISCNAYATIVIFYLFLSPILYYSNVWQSAHLPLLSSSTFDNTGKTYNVSRVVNKLTLDFQLDKYKEYSPMYVSMSYSLTYGLSFAAVTAVVVYTILYNGKEIVARFKDAKHGGEDIHKRLMARYKEVPDWWYGALTLVILGLGIFTTKYWDTGLPVWGFIFICFGMGVTLIIPEGILEGTTNQRIFLNIITELIAGYIWPGKPIANMMVKMYGYNTVKHGMDFAQDLKLGQYMKVPPRTLFFAQIYSTVLAAAVQTGVLRWMIGNIQDLCSPTNKNRFTCAGAKVVYNASIIWGTIGPQRMFQSGQTYNALMYFFLIGPVVTVLVWLVYRRYPNSWIKYINVPIFFNAAGNIPPANTTQYSLWFIFGFLFNYLIRKRAFDWWKRYNYLTQAAMDTGTALATIIIFFALSYHNITFDWWGNTVGSNTMDAKGTPWKAVPSGTHFGPGPGEF from the exons ATGGCAGATGTACAGCGCCGATCCAGTCGACCCTCAGCCATCGGCCCGGTGTCTTCTACTGAATCCACgacaccaccatcacccgCAGAAGACTACAAGGAGAGGGATCTTGAAAAGGCCTCTGCTTCATCCGATAAAGATGTGAATGCTGCGAACGTGGCGATtctggagaaggaggagctTACCCCGGATAGGGCGTTCACGGTGAAAGTGGAGGGGGATCAGTCGCCTT TCCCCGAAGTAGCTGCGTGTGTACCCAATTGGGATGACACAGAGGCTCTGTGCAACA CCGTCCGAGCTTGGATCCTCGTCACTGTTTTTGTGATTCTCTTCTCAGGTGTCAACCAATTCTTCGGGTTGAGATAT CCATCTCTTTCCCTCGGGTATGTCGTCGCTCAATTATTGGTCCACCCCATCGGAAAAGCCTGGGAGAAGCTTCCCAGATGGCGAGTTCCTCTTGGACCGCTGTCTTTCGACGTTAACCCCGGGAAATGGTCCATCAAAGAACATTCGCTCGTCGCGATCTGCGTCAATCTCACAGCTGGAACGGCCTATGCCATGGGCTCGCTCGTGGCGATTATCAGCCCGGTGTACTGGAACAGGGACTACGGAGCGggcttctccttcttatacCTGTTAACCACCCAAGCACTTGGGTTCGGCTTGGCAGGTCTATCAAGAAGGTGGCTTGTCTACCCTGCCGCATTGATCTGGCCCTCGTCATTACCTTCAACGGTGTTATTACGAGCACTGCACGAGGAACAAGACCATTCACCGGCAAACGGATGGACTATCACCCGATACAAGtatttcatcttcttgacccTCGGAGCGTTTACGTGGTATTGGTTCCCCGATTATATTTGGACGTCGTTGAGTACTTTCGCATTCATCACTTGGATCGCACCGAACAATCAGAAAGTTAATGCGATTTTcggg ATGAGCTCGGGGTTGGGACTACTGCCCATCAGTTTCGATTGGACTCAAATCACCTATGCTTTCTCACCCGCTTCACCCCTCACCACCCCATTCTACATCTCTTGTAACGCCTACGCGACAATCGTCATCTTTTACCTGTTCCTATCGCCGATCTTGTACTACTCCAACGTCTGGCAGAGTGCGCA CCTCCCCCTGCTCTCCTCCAGCACATTCGACAACACGGGGAAAACATACAACGTCTCTCGAGTAGTCAACAAGCTCACCCTGGATTTCCAACTCGACAAGTACAAAGAGTATTCCCCAATGTACGTCAGCATGTCATACTCCCTCACTTACGGATTATCCTTCGCCGCTGTCACTGCCGTGGTGGTATATACGATTTTGTATAATGGGAAAGAAATCGTAGCTCGGTTTAAAGATGCCAAACATGGAGGCGAGGATATCCATAAGCGGTTGATGGCCCGTTACAAGGAAGTACCGGATTGGTGGTACGGCGCTTTGACGCTGGTGATTTTGGGGTTGGGGATATTCACGACGAAGTATTGGGATACGGGGCTGCCTGTTTGGGGGTTCATCTTTATTTGTTTTGGGATGGGCGTTACCTTGATTATCCCTGAGGGTATCTTGGAGGGCACGACGAATCAGAGGA tcttcctcaacatcatcacgGAGCTGATCGCAGGGTACATCTGGCCTGGTAAACCCATCGCGAATATGATGGTCAAGATGTATGGTTATAACACCGTCAAACATGGGATGGACTTTGCTCAGGACCTGAAGCTGGGTCAATACATG AAAGTGCCACCACGcactctcttcttcgcccAGATCTACTCGACCGTCTTGGCAGCCGCGGTACAAACAggtg TCCTTCGATGGATGATCGGTAACATCCAAGACCTGTGCTCACCCACCAACAAAAACCGGTTCACCTGCGCGGGCGCTAAAGTCGTATACAACGCTTCGATCATCTGGGGGACTATCGGTCCTCAGAGGATGTTCCAGAGCGGGCAGACTTACAACGCTTTGATGTATTTCTTCCTGATCGGG CCCGTGGTCACTGTTCTCGTCTGGTTGGTCTATCGAAGATACCCCAACAGCTGGATCAAGTACATTAATGTGCCTATCTTCTTCAATGCTGCGGGTAACATTCCTCCTGCCAATACCA CCCAATACTCCCTATGGTTCATCTTCGGATTCCTGTTCAACTATCTCATCAGAAAGAGGGCTTTCGATTGGTGGAAGAGATACAACT ACCTCACACAAGCCGCCATGGACACCGGAACAGCTTTAGCCacgatcatcatcttcttcgctttgagTTACCACAACATCACTTTCGATTGGTGGGGCAATACCGTCGGCTCGAACACGATGGACGCCAAGGGAACACCTTGGAAGGCAGTGCCGTCTGGTACACACTTTGGTCCTGGGCCGGGTGAATTCTAA